In Bacteriovorax sp. PP10, the genomic window ATCTTGGAGAGTTTGACCGCATCAACCAACGCGCAGGAAAAGTAAAAGTTAATTTTAATATTCAAGTTCAAAATAGCTTTTTAAATTTCTATAGAAACTCGATGAAGGCCCTGACATTTAAAGACGTAGAAGAAAAAGTACGTTTGAAAAAACGCTTAAAAATGCAGCTCACAAAAGACGTCACAGCTGCTCGCGAAAAATTCATTATTCCTCCATGGAGAGGTGACTTAGAAGAACTGATTGCCAATGAAATCACTTCTCAGATTATTGATACCCCTGAAAAATTTTTAGACTTTAGTGGCCCAGGGATGCGTCCAATTGAGGTTGAAATCAACTATGGACTCTTCGCACTGAAGTATATTAATCACCAGTTAAACGTGAGAAAGGGTCGGGCAAATAGTGCATTAATACCTAAAAAGTAACCTTGGAAAGTATGGTTAATGACAAGAACTCGGTATTAGTTTAAAATCCTTCATGGCCAAAAAAACACCTAAATCAACTGACAATCAAAAAGACGCATTAGCCGTTATGACGGCCAGTACTCCTATGAGTAATCAGCTGCAAATTGTTCAGAATATTTTAAGTCATAATCAATCCGACACACTTCCGTCGGCGACAGATCCGCTTACACAATACGTGCGAGAGATCAGCCGCTATAAACTCCTGACTCTGGAAGAAGAAGAAACTCTTTTAAAAGAATTACAAGAGACAGGTGATATTGATGTCGCAAAAAAACTGGTTCTTGCCAATCTAAGACTGGTTGTAAAAATCGCGATTGAGTACAGATCAGCATGGCAAAACGTGATGGATCTGATTCAGGAAGGGAACATTGGTCTAATGAAGGCCGTTTCAAAATACGATGGAACCAAAGGCGCAAAACTTTCGTACTACGCCAGCTGGTGGATTCGTTCATACATTTTAAAATTTATTTTAGATAACTTCCGCCTGGTAAAAATCGGAACAACCAACGAACAGAAAAAACTCTTCTTCAATTTAATGAAAGAAAAAGAGCGCCTGATTGGTCTGGGATTTAGTCCCGACAATAAAATGATTTCTGAGAGTCTTGGGGTTTCAGAAAAATCCGTGGCCGTGATGGATAAGAGACTTTCTCAAGGTGGTGGTGAACTATCCCTTGAAGCAAAGCTGGATGAAAATGGGCCGAGCCTGGCCGACATCCTGACAGATAAAGAAGAATTGTCTATGGATGAAAAACTTGGCGACCTTCAGGGCGTCGAGATCTTAAAAGAGCAATTGCAGAACTTTTTAGGTGGTCTAAAAGACCGAG contains:
- a CDS encoding RNA polymerase factor sigma-32; its protein translation is MAKKTPKSTDNQKDALAVMTASTPMSNQLQIVQNILSHNQSDTLPSATDPLTQYVREISRYKLLTLEEEETLLKELQETGDIDVAKKLVLANLRLVVKIAIEYRSAWQNVMDLIQEGNIGLMKAVSKYDGTKGAKLSYYASWWIRSYILKFILDNFRLVKIGTTNEQKKLFFNLMKEKERLIGLGFSPDNKMISESLGVSEKSVAVMDKRLSQGGGELSLEAKLDENGPSLADILTDKEELSMDEKLGDLQGVEILKEQLQNFLGGLKDRDREIFEMRLLSEVPASLQTIADQYGVSRERIRQIEERLIGNLKVYMSEFIR